In Chroicocephalus ridibundus chromosome 2, bChrRid1.1, whole genome shotgun sequence, the DNA window TTCCTATGCTATAACTTTATAATGTATAAAATAGACACATTCCTTAAAGTTAGACATGTATCATGACCCCTGGAGCTCTCACAGCAAAACAATACATCCTAAGTCTTTGTGACAGAAATCACTCCCTCTGAAAGAATTTTATTCCTTGTtgataactgaaagaaaaataatgaaattcagcATCATAGTAATGGCTTTCAAATCCATATTATGTTAATTTTAGTACAGTGGTTTTGATTATGTTATGGGATTGATACCATCAGTAGGTCAACATCAAGCCTATGACACACAACAAATCTAGCTAACTTTCAACATTTGCCACTGCACAACGGCATTTTCAACAAATCTGCACAACTGTTAGCCTCATCTATTTTCACGTATTTCTCTTAGACCTGCAAGAAGAGGCTAGCTACAAATAGCAACCTACAGTGGgcgggttttttggggggttttgttctGTTAAACAGAAGTTAAATGGAACTGAAGTCTTAGAGGAATTAAAACTGTGTTCAGAATCTCAAACAcaatattataaaaattaaatagaaggATTTGCCTTCCAGTATTACCTGTCCCAGATGAACAAAGCATCTGTTTAAGAGGCAAATGTATAAGAAGGAAATATAACTAATAGAATATAAACTTGTAAGTTCCTAACATACAAATCACATTGTTAATATCAGCTACTTTTATATGTTTGTCTCAACAGGGGGGGGTTATTTCCTGTCTATGGTATTACAGTATCATTTCCAAATAGAAGCTTCAACTTCAATgcaaactttaataaaaaaatgcagtaaaggtATTTGACAGCAGAATTTAGTGCAACATTTCTGTACTACAACTACATATTAGCAATTTGACCACTGCAAAAAGTAAGACCTAAGGCATTACATCTTTAGAAAGGTTTAGTGTAGCAGTTGCCAAAATTTGGGGAAAACTGCGGTACTGTTAAGAGATTCCGAAAGTTATTACCTGTGTTGTTTCCATATTTGCAACATAATCAAAAGTAAAGATCTTTGGCTCAGGCTTTGAATGCAGACGGATGGTATTTGATGAAAGAACAGATAAACACAAGCCTTGATCTCCATCGGTTAACGCAGTTCCCTCTGAAGGGGGACGTACCCTTACGTAAACTTTGATAGCATCACCTTCAACACTAAATGAATATTTATACATTAGATTACTTCGAAATAGATCTATCAGCTGTTTGGCAAAATTAAATCACAAAAATCAGATTAAGCATGTGAAGTCAtacaatacaaataaaactaCTTCTAGCTGTACACATCAATTCATTACAAGTCAAAGATTTACTAAAGGTAAAAAAGtggcagatttaaaaaagaacattaagTTAGTGGAACTTATTGCTGTTGCATTTAACTTCAGCTCTAAAAGAACAGATTTCACAGTGGACTTGAGATATACAAAAAAAGTGTTACAATAAAGGTTTTGGTAGTTTCTAAGGCTATGGGCTTCAAGCATCCTTCTTACTACTGGAAGTTATAAAAGACTTTACAAACAGTGCAGATGATGCTACGTTCCAGCAAGAAAGTTActagcatttttctttgctgcttgcaAGAAGGGAAATAACAATCAATTCTTGATCCATGAGTCAAATGTAGTACAGCAGCACGTACATCTAAAAGCTCCGTAACCTATTTAATCACATTTATCAGTGGATGCACCAGTAAATTTAGCTTGAATAAGCATCTGTGTATGACTATTACATTAAAGCTTTGAGGAGTTCTGGCATAAATACCAATACACCTATGTAAtattaaagaattaaattctTATACGAATGGCAGCAAACGTGGATTTGCTTTACTTCATTCTTTCCCAAAAGGCAGTTATAGAACGAGGGTGTTATAACTGTTATTGACTTTTACTTTTGGTAAACAAGAGAAAGGAACAGAATAGTTTTAAAAGTGAGGGAAGGACTTCATGACTGAAATGTGGGGTTGAGGagtggcagagggaaggggtaaaaaaaaagaacaggaagcaGCTGAGAAAGGGAAGATGTTACACAGGATTTAAGACACAAGTCACTAACTTgatgaatattttttcattagataATATAATTACGAGTTGTGGCAGAAACTGTTTATATTTGGAGGAGGGGTTTTTATTTTAGCTTAGGACTTCCTCATAGAATTGAAGTGCCTCATGGAGTATCTCTCCAGAGAAATTCTAGAGTCCAGCTACAGAGTTAGTGGACAAATAAGAATTTACTGCATGGCAGCATTCCAAGGGGAATCTGATGCCTCAGAACAATGCTTTTattaagaaactttttttaaaaaaaaaacctataagGTAGTTCAGAGAGAAAGGCAATAATCTTGTGCAGGAAAAcgctgaatgaaaaaaaactctACATAATTTTAGGGAATTATACTAGGTTTTGTTTGCACGTTTTGTGCAATGCAATTATTCATATGTAGGAACTGGCCAATACTACTTTACCTAGGTGAGTTCAACAAAGGTAATGCAGATTCACGTAAATCTcctataaaataaaagtgaaacacATAAAAGTTAAACAAGATAAAGTTATTGCTCAAAAACCCCccatttaaatagaaaatactgtaAGCAGTGCTGAGGGAGATAAAGAGAGCGCCTTATAAATATCCGTTTCATGCACAAATCAGAACCACACCAAAATATTTAGTAACTATCTTCCTTTGACAAAGTTTGCAGTTTCTGAGAAAGGTAGAGAAAGCTCCAGTCCCACAGTGTGAGCATGCACACACTTGTAAATGTATGTGCAAGGAGTAGTCTCTTAAATTAATGTACATAAGGTTTTGCAAATGTGTTGGAGAATTAGGAATACAAGCATTAACAGCATTCTACATTGCCATTATGTTTTAAGAATTGCTAACTCACTGCACTAAAACTACAATACAGCAGGAAATAGTTTTACTGACATGACTACAAAAAAATCAACTTTCTAAACTGGCACAACTGAGCACCTATATTACTTTCACTTTTATGAAGTAATATTGAGCACTCTGTAATGCATACAGCTCCCCTGTATATATGAGCATTGTTTTGCACAGCTTCACATTTCAAGGAGATGGCACACATTACCCCATAGGTAGATATGgtgacttattttttaattaagggTGAATCTGACATGAAGTTATTTCACACGGGTTAGTCAAAATATTAACTAAGTAacaatcaaattttaaaaataagttaagtGACAATGAAAGCTGATTTACCAAAATATTCCAATAATAACGACGTTACAAAGTCTCTAAAAACACACGGGCTCTATTGTTGGAAGTTCCCTTTAAAAGTAGGATTAATAATGATGTGCGAAGGCACTAACCTCATTAACAGCCACACTACATAAATATCCTGCTGCTGTTGTGACAGCCTATCTGCTTTGATTCACACAATAACATTTGAGAAATGTGCTAACTTATAATCCAGTTACTTGTTCTTCAAATACGCAAGGTATCAAGACGAGCTGGGACCAGAAAAGCGGcgcatttttaaactgaaaccaGACTGACAGGCACTTGCACAACTTGTACCTTTGGAAAGGACCGACTCGCAGCTAACCGTTCTTAGCTCCCATTTTAAAGGGCTGCTTTCACTTTAACGTTTGTAAGACAGTTACAAACATCACAGCTAATTAAAACCCGATTAAAATTACGGAAGACGGACGGATAAACGCGGGCCGGCTGAGAGCAACAGGGTTTGTAACGCCGTCccgcctggggggggggctgctcgTACCTATCGACCCCGAGAAGCCCTGGGGGATACCGGTGCCATAAGCGTTTCTGGCAGCGCTGCGGTCACCCCTCTCCGAGCCGCTCCTCCATCCCCCTTCCCCGGCACcaccgggggcagcggggggaccgcagccccgaggcctcGGCCCTTCCGTGGGGCACCGAGCCCAGCCAACACGGCCATGCCTCTACCTGACCCCATTAGATCTTACACCTGGATGTTGCTTCCCCCCCGGAGGCGGTCGGCCCCGGAGGGCAGAGCCCTCCTTCACCCTTCAGCGCGGCCCCCCTCACCGCGGAGCCGCCACGGTCCCCGCCTGCTGCCCCGCGCAGGGGGGAAACATCACTCAGCCCCTTCAGGGCCGCGCAGCCACCCCGTCCCCTCACCTCTCACGCCGGGAGCCATGATTCTTGACGGCCCCACCGacgccagcgcccgcccgccgaCCACCTCTCCAAAATGGCGGAACGTTTGAATTTGGCGCTAAGAGCCGCAGGCAGTGTGGCCCCACCTCCTCCTCGAAGCCAGCACGGGCGCGGCCATTTCGCTCCttccccgccccgctccggcgtTTTTCTTGCCATTGGCTGGAAGGTCCTTCGCCCCTTTCACGTGACGGGGGAGTGACGGAAAGGAGGAGGTGTGTTGGTTGTGTCCCACTCGGGCCGCCGTCCTCTGGCGCGGCCCGgaagtgtgtgtttgtgtgtggggaGGCGGTGCCAGCAGCAGCGCAGCTTTGGTCGGGGGCAGCGGCCATGAGCAAAAGGAACCAGGTCTCCTACGTGCGGCCGGCCGAGCCCGCCTTCCTCAGCCGCTTCAAGCGGCAGGTCGGGTATCGGGAGGGGCCCACGGTGGAAACCAAGGTAACGGCCtggcctccctcccctccgcgctGGGGCAGCGCGGCCTTCCCTCCGCGGGGGCTCGTGTGGGGGCCCTGCTTCCCTTCACGCCGCGGCCAGCCGCTCGCCGGCGGTGAGAAGGGGCAGCGCCCTCCCCACGGGGCCTCCCCTGCCACGATGTCCCCTCTGGGGCCTAAAACGAAGGCCCCCGTCGCAGGCGTTTCCAGGCTTTACCCCTGTAGGGCGAGGGCTAGCAGTAGTTACCCGCTTAAAATTAACCGAAACGGCCTTTGTAGCTTGTGTTTGCTTCTGTGTCGGAGATTTAAAAGAACAGCTAAAATCCAGTGCCTCGCCCTGTCGCTGTTTTAATAGCTGTGGTGATGGTGGTGCCCTTTGCAGAGCAGCCAGCGCCGGCCTGTCAGTGCCCAAGTAGTCTGTGGGCACAAGGGGGGAAACTGTGATGATGTCCCAGCTGTAACGTCTGTCtagacaggaattaaaaaaaaaaggagaaaaaaggtattttaagagtataaaaatatattggaaaGGGGTTAGCACCATCCTAACATCAGGTCAGCAGACGCAAACGCTGGTGTGATGGccaggaaggcagggcaggggcagtaGGGTTTGAGCCAGCTTGTTAAAAGGCAGCCTTTTCTGAAGAcgttcttttttttctatgttttgaATGTGCTTTTGCATGTGTTTCCTGCTAACTGTAAGGTTTTACAGGATGTCTTAAGAAAGAGGCCCATCATTACTCATGATGAGCTGGAATTTGAGAGAAAATCATGTCTTCAGTAGATTAGTACAAACTGTTTCACTTCCTGAGGAAGATTGCCTTTTGTCTATCTCTTCATAACTTCAGTGGATTACAGTACTACTATGTATACTTTTCCTTAGAAGTTTTAGGTTTTCAGTTCCTGTAATATCGCCACACTTTATGTTGTTGCACCAATGTTTCCATGCTAGCAAGTTTATTTGTataaaattttattccaaatgaTTCTTCTGTCTCAAAGCACAAGTTTGAGAGAGTGGAAACAGGAACACGGTCTTCCCATTTACAAGGATTTGTTTAGGCAGCTTTAATAACAAAGCCACCATGAACTCCCTTTCCCTTTGCGTTGTTTTGAGTACAGCATCGAAGACTCAAATTCAGACCCATGCATTTAAGATTTTCTCAGTGTTGCATGGCGTGTACAGTAAAGATAATgaacaaaaggaattaatttcttactttccaAGTTCCTACTATTTTGGTCTTTAATTGAAAGAGCCCATCCTGTTTATTTCTGGGGGATGCTATGTGTCAGTAGTAGAATTGGAGTACCGTTTGCACAAAGCATGTTGGGAGGGCCTGGCACTGGCAGCTGTGCCAGGTCTCCTCACTAGCCTTACTGCAGCAGTAAAGCCAAAGAGTACTAGTCCACTCTTAGCAGTTGTGATTTAATGTGGTGATCAGAATTGTTTTTACTTCTCTCCTGCCTAGAGGGAGCAGCTTCCGCTTGCAGATGACGATAGTGAGAACGGCAGTGACAAGGAAGATGAGCAGCCTCAAGTGGTAACACTGAAAAAAGGGGACTTAACTGCTGAAGaagcaatgaaaattaaacagCAGATCAAAGAGGCCTTAAAGTCAAATGAATCAGGTGAATTTCAAACTACTAATTTTTACCTTTGTATAGCCAAAGAGAGATAACTTTTAAAAAGGAGCCTGATACTTGCTCAGTTTTCTTCTTTAACCTGCCTTTCTACCTGTCTTGTTGTGCCATTTGGATTTGGTAATTCAGGTTTGTGCTCTCCCTATGTAGAAGTATGTGTTAAAACTGAAATGGTATAGATAGAGAAGTCAAGTAACGGTACTAGGAGAAAATACATTGAGAATCTTagatttttgaaaagcagatggatgaaaaattcatttttgtaatgtaggttagcttgaaattaaataaaactacatctgttttgtttctgcaggtagatatatgtatatgtaaGGTGTAACCAGCTAGTGGACTGAGGGCAGTGTTTATATAATTTGAACTCCTCTGAGAAAATGTGTTCAGCTTCAGGCTTACTTCCTGGTCAATTATTACTGAAGTGTAATGCGTGTGCTTGGTGTTGCAGTTTGTAAAGTTGTCacgtttttttcttccaaaagtggGATCACTCTCCTAGCGTGGGGAGAAATGCCAACCTATTGCAAAGAAATGGCATGATTCTTTCTAAGCATTGGTTTCCTTTTCATATAGGCAACTTGAATTTTGAATGATCACAGTAGGAGGAAAAATTATATTGTAAGGCTGGGCAAAAAGAAGTAGTTGTCCATGAGAATCTATTGAGGTGGAGTCCATGCTGTGAAAAAAGTCCAAAAGAGCTACCAAGTTGAATACACAGTATGAAATGGAAGCATATTTGAATAGAGTAACTGAACTTCTTTGGTGGAAAAAGACATTCTTAAGACATAATTGCATGTAGTGAGGCAGTGTTGTGTCCCTGTAGGACTTTGGCACCTCTGCTTATTACCCCTTCAGCCCTTCAGTAATAACttgcatttggaggaaaaaaaaccccacagtagtAGGTAAGCAGGAGTGTTGAATCGCTATGCCCTGGGGACTGCTGCCCTCTGTTCTGCATTATTGTGTTACTATTTGTTCGTCTGCCTTTGCTGTTAATATGAGGTCTTggcctccttttcctttctttggcttACGGGAATAAACAGGGTAAGTGCTACTGTGCTCCTCTGCTATGGAGAGGACCTGGTGTGAAATTTTTAATGAAGGTGTGGGTAACTGTGCTACAGCTTGCTGAAGGCTTTTTTGAGTCTTTGTCCATCTTTGCACTGTCAGTCTGACCTCTAGATTTAAATTCTGATTTCTAGTCAGAGACAGGTATTTAGACAGCTGGTTACTTCCAGTTTAATAAAGAGAGTTTTGAGTAATGcgttaatttcttttcttttttttggataATTGTCAATTCTGAAAATTGGAAGTATAAGGAAAGTTTGATACTGCATGATTTGATTACATTTcttgttgctttgatttttttccccagagttgaaagagaaattaatttaacGGCTGCTAGACCATAATATATAGCCCCAAATCAGATCATTTGTGAAATTATGTGAAGCTAAAAATGTAGCAGGGAAGTAAATTTTCTAACTGATAATCTTCTTTTCCACCGTGCACCAATCCCAAGGCACTTTAATAGATAGTAAGTAATGTGCTGCTAACTTTCTGTTGTGAATAGAAACTGTTAGTTTTTCAAAACAGGGAAAGTACTTGGTTTTGAGATTCTGCCTTCTCTTTTATATCTGTGCTGATTGTCTTTGTTTGAAGATCCTTGTCTTCAGGCTTTAGGATATTATTCTAGGATTTTTCATATCTCATTTACAtcctttctccttcattttcttctatAACCAGTTTGACATggctacactttttttttttatttatttcaggcaCCAGCAGTTCCTGTGACTTGcgttttcttttacagaaacacTTGAGTAACGCTTTTGCATTAATTTGGCAAAACCAGCTGATTAATGTCCTAGTTGCACTTAGTTGCCTCCTAAGGCAGAGCAAAATTTAGTGAGGCTTGTACGTTGGCTCTTGCAAGTATAGTCACAGGGCACTTTTTTATTTAGGACTGAACCCTTCCCATATGAGAAAATGCCCTTccatattgaaatatttttctccatggaGGACTGAATtagaggctttttaaaaagaagtcatttGTTTATCAACACTcattttgcttaatatttttatgCAGCATTTTATAAATCGTTACTATTGGttcagagacaaagacaaaagatTGTGTGAGAAATTCAATTTGCACAAAAGAAAAGATGGCAATTACTGCAAGATACTTTATCCCAGCCTTCATTATAGTCTATGGAATTGATTTTTCTACTGCTTCTCTAGTTCACCTGGCCTCTGGGACACTCCGATACATGCAGATGACCAAATTTGGCAGAAGGTGTCCTTACTCAATTTCAAAGTCTCTTAATATTATTCTTGTCGCATTCTATATGCTGGGCTTGGAGAAGGACAAGAGAGGGGAGAGGCAAGGAGAATACAGTCCTTGGTGTCTTGGGTATTGGACCTCTTTCCTTAGCTTAAGCAGCTGTTACATCAGATACGTATCACAGAGTTCATGTTGCTGTTCATCACGTGAACAGCAGGAATCTAAATTGAAGCtaattttacagtatttaagTAACAAAAACTTTCCCAAGCGTCCTCATAAATGATTGAGACTGAATATCTGAGCAAGACTGGCCTTTTCATGTTCGTAATACCAGTGTGCGGAATTCCAGTAGTAAATGCTTCCAAAGGTACGCATAGAGATGGGTGGCCAGAAAGCACTAGAAGGAGCATCTGAAACGGCTGACCTGAACTTCTAACCTTAGAAACCATTAAGAAATTTGCCAGGTTATCATAAAGTTTTTCCAGCCTTTGTCATTGAATAGACATATATCTTGAAATACTGTTTGCCCTGCTCCTCCTGTTGTTCCTGCCAGCTTAGTGGTGTTTCCTGTTCTTGCCTCATTGATCCACGCGgacagaaactgctgaaaaatggTGCTGCTATCCACAGAAATGACTACTaaataaaaaacacagtaaaCTGAAGAGCAGTGCTTCTTTTTCAGACCTTCATTTCTATTTCTCTTGTAATATATAACTTGcaattaaaagagaagaaaaagattttctgaatGTGTGGCTTCTTAATGTCGCTTGTGAAGTGAGTTTTCAGCTCAATGTTTGATTGTGCTCCTCTTAGTTGACCACTTAAAGGTTTGTGATCCAAACAAAAGCAGCGATGACTAAGAACAGTCACAATTTGAACTGCTGCTGTAGTTTGTGGACTCTTTTATCAgaagtggattttattttttcttctgtaatgctTTCATGTTGGTTGTGTTTTACTTTGTGTGTTTCAGTGTGTTTATCAGAAATCCTGCTTCCATAATTTGTAATACTGATACAGTCTTTTATCAGGGCTCTCTATAAAAACTACCAACACTGAGAttgtttcttcagtcttttctttgcaTTGCTTAATACAAGTCAGTTTTTGGAGGTCATGggtaaaaacaagaaaaggcagcTGGCACATAAGAGTCTGGTAAAATTAGAAATTACCAGCTGGAAAAGACAATCTTAACAGATCAACACAAATTTCTTGAGCTGCTACATCAAATTCTTTCAAAAAGTATAGtctgccttttctccctctttccacAAGTTGCTTAGGTAAGGCTGGGCCCGCTGTGTTTCTGCATCTGCTTCATTCTTTGTCAAGCGCTGCCAACACATCATTGCTCTCTGAAGTTGGCCTGGGCTTCCTGCTGAAAGGAATGTCCTTGAGCATATAATGAAATGTTGACAGTGTTTAACCAGGCCAAGAGctaaaatcttttcctttgatGCAGAATGATCCGCAAATAGTATTGAGGCCCTGGAGGTCAGAGCTAAGCGAGTTGCCATTTTGGTGGAGTTTTTGAGCTTTGCTCTGTTTATGCACTTATTAAAAGTTTAAATTCATATTGCAAAGATACCTATCAGTTTCTCCATCTGGCAGACAAGATGAAATGATTTTGTGCAGTTCATAATGTGGGTAGCAAGAGTTGGGGGTAAAGTTGAAAATTCTGACTTCCATTTTTACATGGAGTATTAGTACATAGTTGTTTATCCAATTTATTTTGTGGATATGCTTTCATTAGGTTTTTAGGGGCTTCTTTTTTCAATTTATCATTCTAAGAGAATGTAGTAATTGCTCTTTAAAAGAGCGTCCAATGAGATTTTTTGATGCTCCTCATGCTTATGCAGTAGCTGGTTGCTTTGAGCCAGCTGTACTGGTACTGTATACAGTCTGTGTGCTGACTGGCTCAAGTATATACACAGTTGGGTCTGCTTataagtgatatttttttcttatggatgcttttttttttttttgcagaatttgacTTATATCATGTGCCGCAGATCTGGATTTCCAAATAAACAGTGTAGTTAACCAACAATTAGTAAAgggaattattttatatttaacttcAGAGCCTTGAAATGGAGGCAGTTAtgtgaaaaaatactttgaattttTAATGCAACTTCTGAGAAAAATGGTATGTAGTGCATTTTGATTGGTTGGGTGTGATATGTTTTCAGAAAGAGTTATGTTTCTCTACCAGAATTTATCATAGGCACTTCCTAAACCTCTGTATCCCCTGTACAGCATCTAAACACCTAAGCTTTCCATGCAGAATTCACAATGGATCCATTGACAAGTATGCTTATCGTATCTACCATTTATTATTGCTGGTAATTCCTTGTAATTGTAATGCTTTTCTAATGCACCAGTACTGAAATACTTTCCCCAAACGTGGTTAGTTATTTTCTGCATAATAGTGTTCTCATGAACTACTGCTGAAGCGTGCATTCTGTAAAGTAACTGACAGAAttggtgctttgttttttaagctaGGTTTCTTCTTCAAAAGGGTTTGTGAAACTTAAGGAATTATAAGTAAAGGGTCCTAATGAGCTTGATGATCTTAATTCGTACCACACAACCCTTAAGACACAAGATTTAATAGTTGTAATGTTTGGAGCGTGCACTGAAGAGTGTTTCAGCCAATGCTGTGCATGATAACACTGAAATGTTAGTCTTCTGCCATAATGCTTATGAATTGAGGAAAGAATTCGTGCTAAAGACAAAAGATATTTATGGATTAT includes these proteins:
- the KIAA1143 gene encoding uncharacterized protein KIAA1143 homolog — translated: MSKRNQVSYVRPAEPAFLSRFKRQVGYREGPTVETKREQLPLADDDSENGSDKEDEQPQVVTLKKGDLTAEEAMKIKQQIKEALKSNESDGEPEPADGKIMFRKPAKRSSEKVLDFNVSSSKKMKEAKKTKREATTPQSPAKQIKNSSLLSFDDEENDD